The following proteins are co-located in the Canis lupus dingo isolate Sandy chromosome 31, ASM325472v2, whole genome shotgun sequence genome:
- the HSPA13 gene encoding heat shock 70 kDa protein 13 yields the protein MAGEMTILGSAVLTLLLAGYLAQQYLPLPTPKVIGIDLGTTYCSVGVFFPGTGKVKVIPDENGHISIPSMVSFTDNDVYVGYESLELADSNPQNTIYDAKRFIGKIFTPEELEAEIGRYPFKVLNKNGMVEFSVTSNETITVSPEYVGSRLLLKLKEMAEEYLGMPVANAVISVPAEFDLKQRNSTIEAANLAGLKILRVINEPTAAAMAYGLHKAEVFHVLVIDLGGGTLDVSLLNKQGGMFLTRAMSGNNKLGGQDFNQRLLQYLYKQIYQTYGFLPSRKEEIHRLRQAVEMVKLNLTLHQSAQLSVLLTVEEKDKNEPQSSDTELPKDRFSPSDDHRINSVFGAGLSEKKSGESQVLFETEISRKLFDALNEDLFQKILVPIQQVLKEGHLEKTEIDEVVLVGGSTRIPRIRQVIQEFFGKDPNTSVDPDLAVVTGVAIQAGIDGGSWPLQVSALEIPNKHLQKTNFN from the exons ATGGCTGGAGAGATGACGATCTTAG GATCAGCTGTTTTGACTCTCCTGTTGGCTGGCTATTTGGCACAACAGTATTTACCATTGCCTACTCCTAAAGTGATTGGAATTGACCTTGGCACCACCTACTGTTCTGTTGGGGTGTTTTTTCCTGGCACAGGAAAAGTAAAGGTCATTCCAGATGAAAATGGGCACATCAGTATACCCAGTATGGTGTCCTTTACTGACAATGATGTATATGTGGGTTATGAAAGCTTAGAGTTGGCAGATTCAAATCCTCAGAACACAATATATGATGCCAAGAGATTCATAGGCAAGATTTTTACCCCAGAGGAGCTGGAGGCTGAAATTGGCAGATACCCATTTAAG gttttaaacaaaaatggaatgGTTGAGTTTTCTGTGACAAGTAATGAGACCATCACCGTTTCCCCAGAATATGTTGGCTCTAGACTACTGTTGAAGTTAAAGGAAATGGCAGAGGAATATCTTGGAATGCCAGTTGCCAATGCTGTTATTTCTGTACCAGCAGAATTTGATCTAAAACAGAGAAATTCAACAATTGAAGCTGCTAACCTTGCAG GACTGAAGATCTTGAGGGTAATAAATGAACCCACAGCGGCAGCTATGGCCTATGGCCTCCACAAGGCTGAGGTCTTTCACGTCTTGGTGATAGATTTGGGCGGAGGAACTCTAGATGTGTCATTGCTAAATAAACAAGGAGGAATGTTTCTAACCCGAGCAATGTCTG GAAATAACAAACTTGGAGGACAGGACTTTAATCAAAGACTGCTTCAGTACTTATATAAACAGATCTATCAAACATATGGCTTTCTACCCTCTAGGAAAGAGGAAATTCACAGATTAAGACAAGCTGTGGAAATGGTCAAATTGAATCTGACTCTTCATCAGTCTGCTCAGTTGTCAGTATTACTAACAGTGGAGGAAAAGGACAAGAATGAGCCTCAGAGTAGTGACACTGAACTGCCAAAGGAcagattttctccctctgatgACCACCGCATAAACAGTGTGTTTGGAGCTGGcctttctgaaaagaaaagtgGAGAAAGTCAGGTGTTGTTTGAAACAGAAATATCACGAAAGCTCTTTGACGCGCTTAATGAAGATCTTTTCCAGAAGATACTTGTACCTATTCAGCAAGTGTTAAAAGAAGGCCACCTGGAAAAGACTGAGATCGATGAGGTGGTTTTGGTTGGGGGTTCTACTCGTATTCCTCGAATCCGCCAAGTCATTCAAGAGTTCTTTGGGAAGGATCCCAACACTTCTGTAGACCCTGACCTGGCAGTGGTGACAGGAGTGGCTATCCAAGCAGGGATTGATGGAGGCTCTTGGCCTCTCCAAGTCAGTGCTTTAGAAATTCCCAATAAGCATTTGCAAAAGACCAACTTCAACTGA